TGCACTTTCTATTAGCTGTACATATCACGCTGCGCAACATGACTCGCCAATCCTCGTCGCTCTTCtacaagggccttgaggaacTCGGCCTCCTCTCTCTATGGCAAGCACCCCGAGATGCAaagctcctcatcgcccagcgTTTCGTTCGACTATTTGCGTATGGCGGCTCGACTTTGATTTTGGCTTCATATCTATCTGCTCTAGATATCTCCGATGACCACATTGGCCTGTTTATGACCCTGACTCTCGTCGGGGACGTGGCTATCAGCTTCCTCTTGACCCTCTTCGCCGATGCATTAGGCCGCAGAGCTGTTCTGGCTCTTGGTTCGGCCTTGATGGTTGGCAGTGGGATTACTTTTACGCTTTTTGGAAACTACTGGCTTCTCCTTGCGGCCGCTGTTTTTGGTGTTGTTAGTCCAAGGTATGTATATGTCCTTGATATTCCACGGTTCCCAACTGATATTGATATAGTGGCAATGAGATTGGTCCCTTCAAAGCAGTTGAGGAGTCCACTCTCGCCCATCTCACTCCACGTGAACTACTGCGTGATATTCTGCTATGGTACTCTCTCGTTGGAACGGCAGGGACAGCTCTCGGAGTAATGATATGCGGCTGGGCTATAAACCTGCTGCAGACCGAGAGAGGCTGGGCATATATCCCAGCCTGTCGTACGGTATTCCTCGCGTATTCCGCCATCGGGGCTATCAAGTTCATTCTGTCCATGGCATTAAGCCACAGGGTGGAGGCAGAAgtcaagaagtcgaagccggAGACGGAACACCAGCAACCCAGCGAGGCGAGCGAAACCCAACCCCTCCTTGAGGAGAGAACGACGGAATCCGAACAACAGGCTCAACAGCAGCCCGAACGTAAAGGGTTCCTCTCTTTCCTCGGCGATGGAGACCTCGCTTCCTTGGTGATTCGTCTTTTTATCCTCTTCGGTCTCGACTCGTTTGCTTCGGGTCTTGCTTCTCTGTACGTATTTCTTCTCCTCTACCCCTTCTATCGAAACCCTAAACGGGTAGTACAACTTTTGCTAATGGCGCCAGATCATGGATGACATATTTCTTCAAGCGAAAATTCTCACTACCTGAGGGAAAGCTTGGCTCTATCTTCTTCACAACAAGCATCATCTCCGCCGGCTCAATGCTAATCGCCTCTTCCATCGCAAAGCGCATTGGTAACGTACGAACAATGGTCTTCACGCACCTTCCGTCAGCAATATTTTTAGCACTGATGCCCGTTCCCTCGCTCCTCCCGCTCGCATTAaccttcctcgtcctccgcgcCTGCTCCCAGAACATGGACGTTGCGCCGCGCTCGGCGTTCTTGGCTGCAGCACTGCCGAGTGATAAGCGCACGGCGATCATGGGGTCTATTAATGTTGTGAAAACATCGGCGCAGAGTATGGGCCCATTAATCACTGGTGTTCTTTCTGACAGGGGATTCTTTGGGGCGAGTTTTATTCTTGCGGGAATTCTGAAGTGCATTTATGATATTGGGATTTTGATTAGTTTTGTGGGGTtggagaaggggagggagagggaatgggaaagggaaagggtTAGTCAAGGAGGGAGTGAGGAGCAGGTCTGATTGTTTTGTCCCAAGCAGTATCTAATATTGGACTGTGGTCCgccatatatatacatataaCATGACAGCAACGGAGTTATCTATCCAAATAGTAGACATTACTGTTCGTCCATAAAAACACTAGCGCTTATTTGGCCGTCTTTCTACTTGCATTTTATGCCAACATTATCGTCCCGTTAACTCGCACCCTTGCGTCCCCTGGAGAGATTATCTCATTGCGCTCTTCCCGGTGCTTCAAAAATGAAAGCCTTATTCCGAACATCGAAATACGTGTATTTACTCTATGTAACAGGGTATACCTAAAATCCACTGCATGAGGATCTACTCCATAACCTCTATCTTATCCGCGACATGGAACGGAGCATCCGTCTTCGCCCGGACCTCGTCAACCTCTACCCCAGGTGCAAGCTCGGTCAGAGTAAGCTCGCCCTTGTGGCGATCCACTTGGAATACACACTGTTGTTTGTTAGCTAcatattttatatattgtAGCTTGTAGCTCGTATCTTACCAGTTCCGTGATGATCGTGCTGACACAGTTGGCTCCAGTTAGGGGAAGGGCACATTCGGAGACGATCTTGGAGGAGCCATCCTTTGCCGTGTGGCTTGTGGCAACAACAATCTTAGTTTGGTCGGGGTTTGATATCAGATCCATGGCTCCGCCCATCCCCTTGAAGACTTTCCCGGGGATCATGTAGTTGGCTAGGTCACCGTTTGCGCTCACTTGGAGAGCCTGTATCTCGTGGTCAGTGATAATCAAGCTCGGTGCGAGGAATATTAACTAACCCCCAAGATAGAGACATCTACGTGTCCACCTCGGATCATCCCAAACGACTCGGTGCTATCGAAGGTCGCTGCGCCTGGATTGAGCGTTACTGTCTCTTTTCCGGCGTTTATAATGTCCCTACGGTGCTGTCAGAATGGAAACTTCATATGAGCAAAGAAAGTGGCATACGCAtcaacttcctcttcggTAGGATATGGCCCCTAGATTAATTaacttttagttctataATGGGACGCTGGTTCTTGTCTTACCATTCCAAGTATTCCGTTTTCAGACTGGATCCATACTTTAACATCCTCAGGCAACATCGATGGTGCAAGTGTAGGAATTCCTGCGCAGCATTAATGAAGTTCACACAGAAGTTTCGAGCAACATACCGACTCCCAGATTCACATAATACCCTTGTTTGAGTTCCTTTGCTGCTCTCTTGGCGATTCGGTTTCTTTGAATAATGGCGGGAGACCCATTCGATGCCGCTGGGCCATATTCCTTTGGTTCCCGAAGCTTCAGGATCTCAATGTTCTTCTTAGCTGTCGCAGGCACTATCCTGTTCACGAAAATACCAGGCAGGTCAACCTCATTAGGATCGATAGAACCGACAGGGACAATGTTCTCCGCCTCAACTATAGTAAGGGCAGCTGCCTTTGCCATGATAGGACCGAATGCTTTTGTAGTGTAGCTAGGACCCAGGCTGTCAGTATCTGGTTCATAAATGCAATACGCGAGGATCAACCAACCGGAAAACACAATTGCCAGCCTCGTCTGCCTTCCATGCTCGTAGAATAGCAACATCTCCGGTAAGAGCAGTTTCCATCAAatatttcttcttgttgaaaACCCTTGTTTCTCGGGGTTTGCCTTGTTCCAACACTTTGCCTGACGCATCGAGGCGTACCGGAATCTTGCCATCTTGAAGGAACGTGTCTATGCGCACGGGTAATTAGCCAAGAGTTTCGTCTTAAGCAGTGGCCAACCTACGAGCTCCAGTGGCAGTGTAAAAAGCAGGTattccagctcctccagcgcgCAGACGCTCTGCCAGAGTTCCTTGGGGACACAGCTCAACAGCAATGTTTCCTGTGAGATATTTTTGCTCCAACGCTTTATTGTTCCCGAGGTACGATATGATGAGTCGATTCACTTGTCCAGAATGTGTCAGGGTAGAGAGTCCGCCTCTACCAGGAGCACCGGCGTTGTTTGAGACTGCGGTTAGGGAGTGAATGTCATCAACCCCTCGTCGACCAATTGCGGATATAATTGTATCTATCAATATTCAGCTCAAAAGACCAATTAAATCAATGAGAGAACCTAGTCACCTGCAACCCCACAGAGGCCAAAGCCGGAACTTAGAATAGTCGACCCGCTCTTGAGGTCAGCTACAGCATCGTCAGCATTATTGAATAGTTTCGACGCTGCACGGTCAACGCTTGGAGCGCGAGATGGCTGCTCAATCGTTGTGGTCGCAGTGGAATACTTCGCGAGGACTGTAGGCGGGCTTGGTCGAGCCCATGTCCTCTGGCACGCACGGAGGCATAGTTGAGCCCGAGCCACATTCGTCGCCTTCCGAGACAAAGTCAGCGCTGTAACTCTGAGCGTCGCCATGTCACTCGAAAATTATATTCGGTAAGATTATTCtcaagaagaaatcaaaacTAAGAGTTTCGAAAAGAATTTCTGCGATGACGTCTCATTATTTAACAAGGGGAGTGTCGGCGCTCGGAGCTACTTCTGGGCGCCGACGTGTGGGGACATTTGTTGCCCCCGCCCTGGCAAACTCCTTGGCTTCCAGCTTGCCGGTCCCACCAGCAGTGAACAATACTATAATACGGCTTGATGGTgtaaatatttagtagtatcACCCGCTCTGTTCAAACTGTCACAAATTGAATTCTGGATTGCCTATGTCGAGCCAGTCCCAGCTCATCATATCGTCCAGCGGAACGTCAGGAACACTAGCTCCGAAGGCAGTGCCCGCTCGATTAACAGCGTCAATAATCTGGTCGTCAGACATGGCGGAGAACTGCATTGGTTCTGACCAAAACAGAGACGGCGCAAACCCTTCTTGAGTCGTTATCGGAATGGCTCCAAATTCATTCAAGGTCGTCGAAGGGAGCGTTTCTGGATGAGGGACACCTCGAGAGTCACCCTGCACTTGCAAATCTAAACTGGCCGGTATGCGTCGAACAAGCTGGCGCAGGAGCCGCCCATACAGTACAGACGCTCCATTCCTGTGACTTGGTGTGGTTCCAATCCGTTCAAGGACCCCAGCTACTTCTTCAATCAGATTCCGGACACTTGGGGCTAAGCTGGAATTGCTATCTGTCGGCATCACGCTGAGGCTCAATGCAGAGCATGCAGCAAACGAAATCATGATGACGGTATTGTTTGGCATTGATTTTAGCCTCGCTTCCCCTTGAATAGCTGCACGCATAACATTCAGTGCGGAGGAAAGGCCAGCCGCACGAAAGAATCGTTTCACTTCAAGGGGAGCTGTAGGATGGTTTATCACGCCGCCGTATGTTGAAAGCTGGGTATGTGTGACGAGGATCTCCACGTACGGTGGAAGGATGAGTGCTATGAAAAGGTTTGGGCGTCAGGATGTATTTATTGGTGTAGACATTCCAAAACTTACACTGGCCTTCTCCGATTCCTGGACCCCAAACTTCATACCATTCACTATAGAAACTCTCTATCATTGTCTTGATCCTGTTGCCCAGTTAATTTATACATTAGGATAGAGCGTTGGGAATACGCTTACGATTGCGCCGCTCCGGACCCCGTACTACTTCCCTGATAGCTATCGCAATTGGATTTAACCCTTTTAAACAGTCCATCCTAGGTCGTTACTTGTTAGACATTGTACCGGACTCGGGACATGAACAATATAAGAAGTCTCACGAGGTCTCTTCGAAGTATAGCCATTGAATTCATAGCGCCATCGCGAGAATCCGCCAGATCTGAGACATGCCACCGGTCACAGTTCTCAATCAGCGTAGTCGGAGGCACTGTATAACTTCTCCCGCGGGCTAGGCATACTCTGCGAgtattaatagatattcaAAACTACCATTGAATCGATACTCACCCCCGTTCAAGTACGAACAGTGCGATCCATGTCCGTTCTCGTCGCCGTAGCAATCTGTGACCCCAGTCAGAAGCCGGATCAATGTCGTCAAATCCATCGATCTGCAaagctcttcttccatcAATACAATCAGCTTTGGCAAGCCTTCGTGTAAGGGTACTGTCAAAACTTGTTGACGGTAAAACGATCTTGTTCAGAGACAGGTCCAATGCAACTGTcaaggccatggcgatgtagGAACAAGTATCATCGTCCCCCAAGCAACCCCCGGGTGCCATCCATGGAACATTGACCATGAAAGCCAGAACAATTTCAACCGATCTGAGGCGTTCTTTTATCACCTTGTGCGCTAAACATTTGCTGTGTCTCGATAGTCTTTTGGACAATGCAGCAGTAGATGGCAGAAATAGGGCAGTGGCGGCCATAATTGAAGTGAACAGGAAAGCCGACTGAGCGCGAACAAACTCCACAGTATGAATAAGAGGATCGAGCCCCCATCTAGTATGTGCAAGATTTTGGTAGAAGCTGGGGATGATCAGTAtgtttattatagatttcCGCATTAGAGGTACGATGGATCATacaaagagaaaagagactCAGCTTCGGGCAGTGTAACAAGCCCGACCTCAACAGGGTCCAAGTCCGGGCCAATGTCTCGATTCACTCTCACAGGCACAAAGAAGGTCTTTGCTGCGGGAGCATTGCTTTCCAAGCTCACTTTTGACCCTGCCGTTGGATGCGGTGTCGCCAACGAAGGCCACGTTGCTGTATCACGAACATCATTTGGAGACAGCTGGAGGTCAGAAGCCCGCGCAAGCAATTGCAAAGGATTCTCTGCGTCATCTAGAGCGAGGCTTTCCCCGGAATTTGAATATGGGAAGTGCGAGGATTCAGGTTGATCGGGATCCTCGGAAAATTCCTCACTCTCGTTCTGCGGCCGTTGGTTCTGCGTCTTGCTGAGCAGACCTTGAAGGTCCGCAATCACTTTCTGCGCAGCTTCAGTGGATTGATGATCGGCCTTAGGCCGCTTGATCGCCTGCTCTATTTGATGCAGTGCTTTTTCCAGGCCTTTGCGCTTGCTAGCAGTTTAAGTCAGCATACATGTTGTTGATATATGAAGAGCGCGAACAATTGACAGGCGATGAACCTCACTTCTTTACTCCCTTCTGCCTTCCAACATGATGGCTGGGAACGACGCATTCTAAGCCGACATGTCTACATTTATCGCAAGAAGCCTCTCCCTGGCTGCGGTCACAGCGTACTTTGCTTTTCCGGCAGTTGAGGCATGCGGCTTGTCGGCTATGAGAGGCCCGTCGTTGATTCAAAGCTGGTGCCCGGCGATTCATACCTCCAACCCATGGGCAGCTAAACACTGCTCAGGAATCTACCCGTATACCTCGTCGGTCTCGGCGGTCAAGTCTCCGGCTAGAATGAGTCAGCTACGTCAGTGCGGTAACAATTAGTTAGGTACAGCCCGAGGCTTACAGCAAGCAGATCGCCGAATGAACGAGTAGTTTCTTGCCTATTGGCCAACATTCACTCTAGGAAAGCTCTGAAATCGCTTACTTACTCGGCCTCTAGTAATTAATGGCCACCACAACCTTTCATCTGTAGCCTGCGTTAAGGGAAATCAGTAAATCCCTCATGTCATCAAAGAAGTGATATCAAGGCCGCAAATAGAAACACCCGAACGGTGGTCCTCCCAAGCCTTAAGATTAAGACGCGATTGGACTTTCAAAGCAAGCTCTACGGTATACGTTTCCAAAATGGAATATGTCTACGGTGCCGTCACAGTGAGGCGACAATAAATATACCCTAATAAATGGATATCCAGCAGAATCTTCTCATGTACCTAGCTAGGTACGTATCTCGTGGGGGGATACAAAATTCCCCACAATGTATTCGCAAATAGGCGCAAATCAAGCGCCTTCATCCAGCGCATGATGTGAACCCAAAAACAAGACAGATATATACAAAATTGTTCATAGCCTATCAAACTCAGAATATTTGCGCGCTTCTCCATGGTTCGCCTAAACTAACATGACCAAACAGTAGAAAAGGAAAAACGAAAGGCAGGAAGCATGTACACCAcaaaaaaaagcaaatcaATTTGCGGCTCGCAGAGCTCGCAATCTGGCACCTAGTCCATCCTCAACATCTGCATCGACTTTCGTTTGTTCCTTCACATCTTCCTTTGGTGCTGAGTCCTGCTCTAGAGCAAGTCGCATGTCCACTCCCGCATCGTCGGCAAGCTGCTCCATTAGGCGATCAACATCGGCCTCGCCCTCAGCCCCATACTCTTGCATTGAAACACCTTGAGCCACATCCTCGATGGCGCTGCTGGCAATCTTGAAGTCCTCCGAGCGTGCGAGAAAGTTGTTTGCGTGGGATACTAGCGTCTCGAGGTTTACACTCTTGGATGCAGCGTCTAAGCCTCGAGACGCCATCGCGAGGGTGCGCGACGTGTCCCGGGTGCTCTGTGCAGCCTTCAGTTCATTTATGATCACATCTGCACGGGCCGCTTCTGCTCGCAAGGTGACCTGTCGCCGTTTCTCGCGCACGGCGGAGGATGCGTGGATCCGCGCTATCTGGAATTCGCGGTTTTTCATCGCCTTGTCGGCCTTTGCTTTTTCGGACTTGAAGGTTGTCTCCGCGCGGGCGGCTTCTTTCTTCAAGCGATTGGAGTGTAACTGTTAAGGTGACAACCGCAGTTAGAGAAGTGTTGCTGTATTGGCCGGGGGACCTGGCCACAAGACTCACTTTGACATTGGTGCGCGCTTCAAAAATAGGGTCTTTTCGAACCATCTTGAGTTGTTGTGACAATCGTGTTGGAAAGTACCGGTACAATAGAAAGCGCAAGACCTGAACAGAATTGTGGTGTGAAAATCTCGATGGTTGGTTAGGTTAAAGAGAAGGCGGGCCTGGCTACCTAGGATTGAAGGGGGGATGCCTGGTGTGGCGAACGTGATCCCGAGTCCTAGCGCTGGGGGACAAAGAACTTTTCCAGGAGTTCTGGCTAGTTATGTGGATTTTCagttattctataattactgTGGTTTCCGCCGACTAAAAAGCAGCGACAAAGAATATAGGGAAAATTCACTGTATCACTCTCCCTGGGTGGGCAAGGCAGTCCTAACCCCCGCCGATCCGCAGCCGGCTGGGAGAGAGCAGATCATCACCCCACACTTCCGAGTACGTATACATTGATACAGCAGTACCTGGTTAACTATGAAGCTACCTTACTAGACCAAGAATACATATACATAAGTTCAAACGTTTGCTTGTATGTTGATGGACAGTGAAAAACGCTAATATACAAACTATCGTAAGCCCATTCCCCTCAGCAGAGACGTCAACGCCTCTCTTGGGTTGGCCGAACTCCGTGAACTCCGTATGACCTTGTAACGCTTTCCCGAATTATTGCGCCGACTACCCTCTAACGACTTTAAACCACTCAAGATTCTCCCACATCGTTCAGGCTTCTCAAGAAGATCTATCGCCGATGCCAGGGTTAATAAAGATTCCCAGCTCCATCGACCCTCTACAACACCGGTAACAGAACGCTCTTCCTGAAAGAACCTCTCACGCACCGCCAGCTGCAATGCCCTGCCCGTCGCATCGCGAAGTGGACGCGCCATGGCTGGGTTGCAAGCTAGGAGTCTTGCAAGAAGTCGAATTCGGAAGGTCGTTGGGTTGCTCGATGTCTTCGAAGGAGACAGGCTCGGTGTCAAAATCAACCATAGAATCAAATGAAAATGCTGATAGATCTCCTGAGTCGAGAACGTCAAAGGCGAACCCGTCTTCAAGGACTGAAGTATCTGACTTAATGGATGAATCACCGTGGAATAGGCGGTGGAAGTCATCGTCAGAaagaggagctgcagcgtCGTTAGGCTCGTGCTTAAGGCTGGCATCGAGGTCGAAAAGCGAGAGGGCACTTCCATCTCCTTCGAGCCCACCGACTGACACTGCAGGTCACACAACATCGCTGCAGGATGTTGTGTCAGGTCGGAGGACTCTGCCAAAGAGGAAGGTTTCAACGTAGGCGAGTAGTCGGTAACAGATGGTGTCGGGAAGGGAATTCGGTCGAGGGCTATTTCATCACCCTCTTGCTTAAAAAGAGTAGGGGTAAGAGTCGGCGATACCGATGCGGGAGAGGCGGCTCTTGGTGTGCTGTGACGGGACCCTCGGACCTCTGCTGAGAGTTGCGCAACTTGCTGGCTTAGACGGTTGTTCTCAGCTTCCATCTGAGAAAGTCGCTGGATGAGGAACTGGTTCTGTTGCTCCATGTCGATCTTCTCGTTTTCTAActtttccatttccaaccTCTTTCGTTCGCGCGAGGTCTGAGCGGCTGCGCGATTGCGAAGAACTCGCTCAATCCGGCGCTGCTCCTTTTCATCGTCAGTCTTGGCTCGTTTCCTTGAGTTGGTGTTAGCCAGCTTGAACGGTTCCAAACTACGTCAGGCGATTTACACATACCTCGGAGGCAAGTTCGTCTTAGGAACTGGTAATTCCTGGCCCCAggatttcctcttcttcgctgcttTCTTTTCGTCTGACTTGTTATCCAGCTCTGCATCCTCTGCCTCAAGGGATGTGTCGGCCGGGGAGACAGTAAGCACAGGGACCTCCAATGATGGGGTCGAAGGCAAAGAGTCTGTGAAAGTGTGGTCCATTTTCACTGGCAACAACCGGTCTGGAAGTGATTTCAAATTGATTCAGggataataatataactcCACTGGTATAAGCGGTTGTGTGATAAGAGAACTTGTCGTTCTGGGTTTGATTCGGTTGAAAATTGGATGCTTGCCTCGGTCATTAAGACAAAGGCCACCGTGTCATCACGGAATCAAAGCCGGAAGCAAGATTCCAGCCAGTGAAAATTTGGGGCACAGGTACCAAAGGAAGCAGGAAGTGGAGAGGGTAAAAAGGACAGCTGTTCATAAAAGAAGGGTTGTGGTACAACTCTTGTTGAGACTTGTGAGACGGGGAATTGGTCGCCTCTTTAAAGGCCAGCGTGTTCAATTCAGGCGGACCTCCTTCCAGCAAGGGGCGGAGCAAAGCCCTCAGCCACGTAACCGTATTATTACTCCGTAAATACAAGGAATCCGCCCGAACCTACGAATAATCACCCAGTTCTTTTAACGAAAAAACGTATAATACCAGTAACCAAGGAAGATCCATGGTTAGCCCTCTCCTTCGCCCCTCAGCCCCTGACTCCTCAGCCGTGCATCTTGAGACAGCCCCAATGAATCTGCGACAGGCAGTGGAGCCCTGCTGTTGCATTCATGCTACGCAAGAGTGGCACTGGCAGGAGTTTACTTTCGCATTTAGAAACAGGAGATAAGCGAAGATATCAGTCACCAAACCTCCAGAGATTCACAAGTCATGATCTTCATGGGCAATTCTCAGCAAAGACTGCTAActtattagttagttagttataaACTAACGAGTTAAATAACTTAACTAAGTTATCGATTGCTCACTCAAGTTCTATTCTTGACTACGGAGTAAATCCGAAGTAATATTGTTCAACAGCTGGGCCTATTTCGCAGTTTCACTGATCCTCGTGCTTACCCTTATAACCGACTCCGCAGGGGTCGGTTAGTATGTGTTACAGTGCTGAAACACTTCTCTTACTAGTTAATGTTAACTGAGAGTTGCTTGTTAAGTTTTGTGTATTACTATTTTCACTATTATTCAATTCattaatttattactttGTACTCTTCTGTCTTCAAATTTGGGTGTTCAATGGCTGCCTGGCCCCTCCACTCtattgatataataatatgaCTAATTCGTGGAATGCGCCATCTATAGTTCTATGGATTCTCGAGCGGGCCAGTGCAACACGGAAGAATCCACTGAAATCATATTGACTCGGGTGAGACAGACAATGGAAACGGCTGCCTGCAAGCCAGTTTTGCTTTGGGCCGAAGATAACTGGTATTGACCAAACTGGTTAGCCGTGCCCTGtcagcagtcagcacagATACGTTCCGTCGCAAAATCCTTGTGAGTCTGAGCCTCTGAGGTGGAACTGATAAATTTCCATGTTGGCCGCAATATGAACCTCGCGCACGAGCGGCTCGGCCGAGCTGTCAGACTCTCAGTCTATGGTAGTTTACTCTGTACAGGGGCTGCACTTATTATTACGGTTGCCAGCCCAGAATGCCGGGAgccagaaaacaaaaaaggagTCAAGGACATCATCCAGGACATAAAGAGTGGCGTCGTGTGTATATTATTGCAAACGTAAGGAGAAAGGAGGTTTGGTCTTGACTGGTCGATCAATCTGCCCGCCCGCCCTTTTCCTCCATAACGGATATGCACAAGACTCTCTTGCTTTT
This region of Aspergillus puulaauensis MK2 DNA, chromosome 5, nearly complete sequence genomic DNA includes:
- a CDS encoding putative MFS transporter (COG:G;~EggNog:ENOG410PFHA;~InterPro:IPR020846,IPR011701,IPR036259;~PFAM:PF07690;~TransMembrane:10 (i36-56o62-85i92-111o117-136i157-182o188-211i277-303o315-333i354-375o430-456i);~go_function: GO:0022857 - transmembrane transporter activity [Evidence IEA];~go_process: GO:0055085 - transmembrane transport [Evidence IEA]), which gives rise to MTRQSSSLFYKGLEELGLLSLWQAPRDAKLLIAQRFVRLFAYGGSTLILASYLSALDISDDHIGLFMTLTLVGDVAISFLLTLFADALGRRAVLALGSALMVGSGITFTLFGNYWLLLAAAVFGVVSPSGNEIGPFKAVEESTLAHLTPRELLRDILLWYSLVGTAGTALGVMICGWAINLLQTERGWAYIPACRTVFLAYSAIGAIKFILSMALSHRVEAEVKKSKPETEHQQPSEASETQPLLEERTTESEQQAQQQPERKGFLSFLGDGDLASLVIRLFILFGLDSFASGLASLSWMTYFFKRKFSLPEGKLGSIFFTTSIISAGSMLIASSIAKRIGNVRTMVFTHLPSAIFLALMPVPSLLPLALTFLVLRACSQNMDVAPRSAFLAAALPSDKRTAIMGSINVVKTSAQSMGPLITGVLSDRGFFGASFILAGILKCIYDIGILISFVGLEKGREREWERERVSQGGSEEQV
- a CDS encoding 3-oxoacid CoA-transferase (COG:C;~EggNog:ENOG410PGYY;~InterPro:IPR004165,IPR012791,IPR037171,IPR014388;~PFAM:PF01144,PF13336;~go_function: GO:0008410 - CoA-transferase activity [Evidence IEA];~go_process: GO:0046952 - ketone body catabolic process [Evidence IEA]), yielding MATLRVTALTLSRKATNVARAQLCLRACQRTWARPSPPTVLAKYSTATTTIEQPSRAPSVDRAASKLFNNADDAVADLKSGSTILSSGFGLCGVADTIISAIGRRGVDDIHSLTAVSNNAGAPGRGGLSTLTHSGQVNRLIISYLGNNKALEQKYLTGNIAVELCPQGTLAERLRAGGAGIPAFYTATGAHTFLQDGKIPVRLDASGKVLEQGKPRETRVFNKKKYLMETALTGDVAILRAWKADEAGNCVFRYTTKAFGPIMAKAAALTIVEAENIVPVGSIDPNEVDLPGIFVNRIVPATAKKNIEILKLREPKEYGPAASNGSPAIIQRNRIAKRAAKELKQGYYVNLGVGIPTLAPSMLPEDVKVWIQSENGILGMGPYPTEEEVDADIINAGKETVTLNPGAATFDSTESFGMIRGGHVDVSILGALQVSANGDLANYMIPGKVFKGMGGAMDLISNPDQTKIVVATSHTAKDGSSKIVSECALPLTGANCVSTIITELCVFQVDRHKGELTLTELAPGVEVDEVRAKTDAPFHVADKIEVME
- a CDS encoding uncharacterized protein (COG:S;~EggNog:ENOG410PM9T;~InterPro:IPR036864,IPR001138;~PFAM:PF00172;~TransMembrane:4 (o258-278i298-315o327-346i568-585o);~go_function: GO:0000981 - DNA-binding transcription factor activity, RNA polymerase II-specific [Evidence IEA];~go_function: GO:0008270 - zinc ion binding [Evidence IEA];~go_process: GO:0006355 - regulation of transcription, DNA-templated [Evidence IEA]), whose amino-acid sequence is MNRRAPALNQRRASHSRQAACLNCRKSKVRCDRSQGEASCDKCRHVGLECVVPSHHVGRQKGVKNKRKGLEKALHQIEQAIKRPKADHQSTEAAQKVIADLQGLLSKTQNQRPQNESEEFSEDPDQPESSHFPYSNSGESLALDDAENPLQLLARASDLQLSPNDVRDTATWPSLATPHPTAGSKVSLESNAPAAKTFFVPVRVNRDIGPDLDPVEVGLVTLPEAESLFSFFYQNLAHTRWGLDPLIHTVEFVRAQSAFLFTSIMAATALFLPSTAALSKRLSRHSKCLAHKVIKERLRSVEIVLAFMVNVPWMAPGGCLGDDDTCSYIAMALTVALDLSLNKIVLPSTSFDSTLTRRLAKADCIDGRRALQIDGFDDIDPASDWGHRLLRRRERTWIALFVLERGVCLARGRSYTVPPTTLIENCDRWHVSDLADSRDGAMNSMAILRRDLDGLFKRVKSNCDSYQGSSTGSGAAQSIKTMIESFYSEWYEVWGPGIGEGQSLILPPYVEILVTHTQLSTYGGVINHPTAPLEVKRFFRAAGLSSALNVMRAAIQGEARLKSMPNNTVIMISFAACSALSLSVMPTDSNSSLAPSVRNLIEEVAGVLERIGTTPSHRNGASVLYGRLLRQLVRRIPASLDLQVQGDSRGVPHPETLPSTTLNEFGAIPITTQEGFAPSLFWSEPMQFSAMSDDQIIDAVNRAGTAFGASVPDVPLDDMMSWDWLDIGNPEFNL
- the DID2 gene encoding putative SNF7 family protein Fti1/Did2 (BUSCO:EOG092656CM;~COG:U;~EggNog:ENOG410PH3M), which produces MVRKDPIFEARTNVKLHSNRLKKEAARAETTFKSEKAKADKAMKNREFQIARIHASSAVREKRRQVTLRAEAARADVIINELKAAQSTRDTSRTLAMASRGLDAASKSVNLETLVSHANNFLARSEDFKIASSAIEDVAQGVSMQEYGAEGEADVDRLMEQLADDAGVDMRLALEQDSAPKEDVKEQTKVDADVEDGLGARLRALRAAN
- the hacA gene encoding transcription factor HAC1 (COG:K;~EggNog:ENOG410PPY0;~InterPro:IPR004827;~PFAM:PF00170,PF07716;~go_function: GO:0003700 - DNA-binding transcription factor activity [Evidence IEA];~go_process: GO:0006355 - regulation of transcription, DNA-templated [Evidence IEA]), translated to MDHTFTDSLPSTPSLEVPVLTVSPADTSLEAEDAELDNKSDEKKAAKKRKSWGQELPVPKTNLPPRKRAKTDDEKEQRRIERVLRNRAAAQTSRERKRLEMEKLENEKIDMEQQNQFLIQRLSQMEAENNRLSQQVAQLSAEVRGSRHSTPRAASPASVSPTLTPTLFKQEGDEIALDRIPFPTPSVTDYSPTLKPSSLAESSDLTQHPAAMLCDLQCQSVGSKEMEVPSRFSTSMPALSTSLTTLQLLFLTMTSTAYSTVIHPLSQILQSLKTGSPLTFSTQEIYQHFHLILWLILTPSLSPSKTSSNPTTFRIRLLARLLACNPAMARPLRDATGRALQLAVRERFFQEERSVTGVVEGRWSWESLLTLASAIDLLEKPERCGRILSGLKSLEGSRRNNSGKRYKVIRSSRSSANPREALTSLLRGMGLR